One segment of Desulfovibrio sp. X2 DNA contains the following:
- a CDS encoding lipoprotein-releasing ABC transporter permease subunit, with amino-acid sequence MKTGRFELFIALRYLLSLRRQAFISLISLFAVLGVCLGVASLIVVMGVMNGFSHDLREKIVGVTSHVIVGSFRGAIKDYQDVAEKIAKVPGVDAVTPFVYAEVMLSNNSGVKGVILRGIEPKSAAKVFAIQKDMVAGSLYDLDQGGPFPGVVVGRELAERLGLHLGARVSLLSPTGEKSAAGFTPKIKFFTVVGIFRTGMYEYDSSLVYVSKSAAQDLLGIDGDLVTGLEVRLKDLDQAASVGDAIRSIIEYPLWVRTWMEMNANLFAAMKLEKTAMFIILALIVLVGSFSIVTTLVMLVMKKTRDIAVLMSLGLSESRIRKIFMLQGTIIGAVGTVLGFGLGLPVAFLLRKYEFIKLPKNVYPVDYLPIRLETWDLVIIGLASFLLCFLATLYPAKRASSLNPTEALRYE; translated from the coding sequence ATGAAGACCGGACGGTTCGAGCTCTTCATCGCCCTGCGCTACCTGCTGTCGCTCAGGCGCCAGGCCTTCATCTCCCTCATCAGCCTCTTCGCCGTGCTCGGGGTCTGCCTCGGCGTGGCCTCCCTGATCGTGGTCATGGGGGTCATGAACGGCTTCTCCCACGACCTGAGGGAAAAGATCGTCGGCGTCACCTCGCACGTCATCGTCGGCAGCTTCCGGGGCGCCATCAAGGACTATCAGGACGTGGCCGAAAAGATCGCCAAGGTCCCGGGAGTGGATGCCGTCACGCCCTTCGTCTACGCCGAGGTCATGCTGTCCAACAACAGCGGGGTCAAGGGCGTCATCCTGCGCGGCATAGAGCCCAAGAGCGCGGCCAAGGTCTTCGCCATCCAGAAGGACATGGTCGCCGGATCGCTCTACGACCTCGACCAGGGGGGGCCGTTCCCCGGCGTCGTCGTCGGCCGCGAGCTGGCCGAACGCCTGGGCCTGCACCTCGGCGCCCGCGTGAGCCTGCTCTCGCCCACGGGCGAGAAGTCCGCGGCAGGCTTCACGCCCAAGATCAAGTTCTTCACCGTGGTCGGCATCTTCCGCACCGGAATGTACGAGTACGATTCCTCCCTGGTCTACGTCTCCAAGTCCGCGGCCCAGGACCTGCTCGGCATCGACGGCGACCTGGTCACCGGCCTCGAGGTGCGCCTGAAGGATCTCGACCAGGCCGCGAGCGTGGGCGACGCCATCCGCTCGATCATCGAGTACCCGCTGTGGGTGCGCACCTGGATGGAGATGAACGCCAACCTCTTCGCGGCCATGAAGCTCGAGAAGACGGCCATGTTCATCATCCTCGCGCTCATCGTGCTCGTCGGCTCCTTCAGCATCGTCACCACCTTGGTCATGCTGGTCATGAAGAAGACCCGGGACATTGCGGTGCTCATGTCGCTCGGCCTGTCCGAGTCGCGCATCAGAAAGATATTCATGCTCCAGGGGACGATCATCGGCGCCGTGGGCACCGTGCTCGGCTTCGGCCTGGGGCTTCCCGTGGCCTTCCTGCTGCGGAAGTACGAGTTCATCAAGCTGCCGAAGAACGTCTACCCCGTGGACTACCTGCCCATCCGGCTGGAGACCTGGGACCTCGTGATCATCGGCCTGGCCTCGTTCCTGCTCTGCTTCCTGGCCACCCTCTATCCGGCCAAGCGCGCCTCCTCCCTGAACCCCACGGAGGCCCTGCGCTATGAATAG
- the lysS gene encoding lysine--tRNA ligase — MLQALAAKDELNEVIKGRVEKAVLLEDDGVSLFPNDKRKDTDVGRIWETYNETPAEELETLAERFALAGRIVSLRSFGKAAFFHLQDSTGRIQVYAQRDDLGEAAYSVFKKLDVGDIVRVRGGLFRTKTGELTLKSEELDLLTKSMRPLPEKYHGLTNVETRYRQRYVDLIVTPRAAEIFRKRTKIVSEMRRFLDAKGFMEVETPILQSIPGGATAKPFVTHHNTLDMRLFMRIAPELYLKRLLVGGFERVYEIGRQFRNEGISTQHNPEFTMCEFYWAYATFRDLMDLTENLFAHLAQEVCGTTRITYQGQEVDLTAGTWQRLTFHESLEKIGGLTPEFYNDFDAVKKYVTEKGEKVYSGDRLGKVQAKLFDMHVEPKLIQPTFIYSYPTDISPLSRRNEQNPEVTDRFELFITGREMSNAFSELNDPVDQRSRFMEQVREKEAGDEEAHYMDEDYVRALEYGMPPAAGQGIGIDRLVMLLTDSASIREVILFPLLRPES, encoded by the coding sequence ATGCTGCAGGCCCTGGCCGCCAAGGACGAACTCAACGAAGTCATCAAGGGACGCGTGGAGAAGGCCGTCCTGCTCGAGGACGACGGCGTCTCCCTGTTTCCCAACGACAAACGGAAGGACACCGACGTCGGCCGCATCTGGGAGACGTACAACGAGACCCCGGCCGAGGAGCTGGAGACGCTCGCCGAGCGTTTCGCCCTGGCGGGCCGCATCGTCTCGCTGCGCTCCTTCGGCAAGGCCGCCTTCTTCCACCTGCAGGACTCCACCGGCCGTATCCAGGTCTACGCCCAGCGGGACGACCTCGGCGAGGCCGCGTACAGCGTCTTCAAGAAGCTCGACGTGGGCGACATCGTGCGCGTGCGCGGCGGGCTTTTCCGGACCAAGACGGGCGAGCTGACGCTCAAGTCCGAGGAGCTGGACCTGCTCACCAAGTCCATGCGCCCCCTGCCCGAGAAGTACCACGGCCTGACCAACGTGGAGACCCGCTACCGCCAGCGCTACGTGGACCTCATCGTCACGCCGCGCGCGGCCGAGATCTTCCGCAAGCGCACGAAGATCGTCTCCGAGATGCGCCGCTTCCTCGACGCCAAGGGCTTCATGGAGGTCGAGACCCCCATCCTGCAGTCCATTCCCGGCGGCGCCACGGCCAAGCCCTTCGTCACGCACCACAACACGCTCGACATGCGCCTGTTCATGCGCATCGCGCCCGAGCTGTACCTCAAGCGCCTGCTCGTGGGCGGCTTCGAGCGGGTCTACGAGATCGGCCGCCAGTTCCGCAACGAGGGCATCTCCACGCAGCACAACCCGGAATTCACCATGTGTGAGTTCTACTGGGCCTACGCCACCTTCCGCGACCTCATGGACCTGACCGAGAACCTCTTCGCCCACCTGGCCCAGGAGGTCTGCGGCACCACGCGCATCACCTACCAGGGGCAGGAGGTCGACCTGACCGCGGGCACCTGGCAGCGCCTGACCTTCCACGAGTCGCTGGAGAAGATCGGCGGGCTCACGCCGGAGTTCTACAACGATTTCGACGCGGTCAAGAAGTACGTCACGGAGAAGGGCGAGAAGGTCTACTCGGGCGATCGTCTGGGCAAGGTCCAGGCCAAGCTCTTCGACATGCACGTGGAGCCCAAGCTCATCCAGCCGACTTTCATCTACAGCTATCCCACGGACATCTCTCCGCTCTCGCGCCGCAACGAGCAGAACCCGGAGGTCACGGACCGCTTCGAGCTGTTCATCACCGGCCGCGAAATGTCCAACGCCTTCTCCGAGCTGAACGACCCCGTGGACCAGCGCAGCCGGTTCATGGAGCAGGTCAGGGAGAAGGAGGCGGGCGACGAGGAAGCCCACTACATGGACGAGGACTACGTGCGCGCCCTGGAATACGGCATGCCCCCGGCGGCCGGGCAGGGCATCGGCATCGACCGGCTGGTCATGCTGCTCACGGACTCGGCCTCCATCCGCGAGGTCATTCTCTTTCCCCTCCTGCGCCCCGAATCCTAG
- a CDS encoding 4Fe-4S binding protein, translated as MTASMLATTLFSLLVFAAHCLRGGAWGATAALAVLAAALFTRRAWLRWPAAAALGLGAFVLAAAARDMLLFRLAAGLPWLRMVLIMAAVIAASLLALGLLLGPAGGRWFSRDREWSAPRGAAAVICAALLGIARAKSPFPVLLADRFLPGSGWIEIAAVAAYASFVAGLVREPRAAARLRPRIWGLFSAVFFAQLVLGLVGVPHMLMTGRLHLPVPALIVAGPLYRGDGLFMPILFASSVLLLGPAWCSWLCYIGAWDGNAALLSGKKPRSLPGRLLWLGRGGSLVLAAGAALGLRAAGVQPLAALVPAALFGLAGLYLMLFTSRRLGYMVHCTTFCPMGLVGNLLGRLSPWRMRIAEGCTQCGACSRTCRYGALGPADLARGRPGLSCTLCGDCLPACREQHLGYTLPGVAAPRARAAFLALAVALHAVFLAVARI; from the coding sequence ATGACCGCATCCATGCTCGCCACCACCCTCTTCTCCCTGCTCGTCTTCGCTGCGCACTGCCTTCGCGGCGGCGCCTGGGGCGCGACGGCCGCCCTCGCTGTCCTCGCGGCCGCCCTGTTCACGCGCCGTGCCTGGCTGCGCTGGCCCGCGGCGGCGGCGCTCGGCCTCGGGGCCTTCGTCCTGGCCGCCGCCGCGCGCGACATGCTCCTCTTCCGCCTGGCCGCCGGTCTGCCCTGGCTGCGCATGGTCCTGATCATGGCGGCGGTGATCGCCGCCTCCCTCCTGGCCCTCGGCCTGCTCCTGGGCCCGGCGGGAGGGCGCTGGTTCTCGCGCGACCGGGAATGGTCCGCGCCGCGCGGCGCGGCGGCCGTGATCTGCGCGGCCCTGCTCGGCATCGCCCGGGCCAAGAGCCCCTTCCCGGTGCTCCTGGCCGACCGCTTCCTGCCCGGCTCGGGCTGGATCGAGATCGCGGCCGTGGCGGCCTACGCCTCCTTCGTCGCGGGGCTCGTCCGGGAGCCCAGGGCCGCGGCGCGGCTGCGCCCCCGCATCTGGGGCCTCTTCTCGGCCGTCTTCTTCGCCCAGCTCGTGCTCGGCCTTGTCGGCGTGCCGCACATGCTCATGACCGGGCGCCTGCACCTGCCCGTTCCCGCGCTCATCGTGGCCGGGCCGCTCTATCGCGGCGACGGCCTGTTCATGCCCATCCTCTTCGCCTCCTCGGTGCTGCTCCTGGGGCCTGCCTGGTGCAGCTGGTTGTGCTACATCGGCGCCTGGGACGGCAACGCCGCGCTGCTCTCCGGGAAGAAGCCGAGGAGTCTGCCGGGCCGACTGCTGTGGCTCGGCCGGGGCGGCTCGCTCGTCCTCGCCGCGGGTGCGGCGCTCGGCCTTCGCGCCGCCGGGGTCCAGCCGCTCGCGGCCCTGGTCCCGGCCGCGCTTTTCGGCCTCGCTGGGCTCTACCTCATGCTCTTCACCTCGCGCCGCCTGGGCTACATGGTCCACTGCACCACCTTCTGCCCCATGGGCCTCGTGGGCAATCTGCTCGGCCGCCTCTCACCCTGGCGGATGCGCATCGCCGAGGGCTGCACGCAATGCGGGGCGTGTTCCCGCACCTGCCGCTACGGCGCCCTCGGTCCGGCCGATCTGGCCCGAGGCAGGCCCGGGCTTTCCTGCACGCTGTGCGGCGACTGCCTGCCCGCCTGCCGCGAGCAGCACCTGGGCTACACGCTTCCCGGCGTCGCCGCGCCGCGGGCGCGGGCCGCGTTCCTGGCCCTGGCCGTGGCCCTGCACGCGGTTTTCCTGGCAGTCGCGCGGATTTGA
- a CDS encoding cupin domain-containing protein, with translation MKTINIFEQGTFKPQGFGKLLVHDSPYFRILNFNFEPGQELPVHNHDVEGQLSILVVEGEGEFLGKDGAAIPAKAGDVLIADIAEPHGIRAATRMRVMVTIAPTL, from the coding sequence ATGAAGACGATCAACATTTTCGAGCAGGGAACCTTCAAGCCCCAGGGCTTCGGCAAGCTTTTGGTGCACGACTCCCCCTATTTCCGCATCCTGAACTTCAACTTCGAGCCCGGGCAGGAGCTGCCCGTGCACAACCACGACGTGGAGGGCCAGCTCTCCATCCTGGTGGTGGAAGGCGAGGGCGAGTTCCTGGGCAAGGACGGGGCGGCGATCCCGGCCAAGGCGGGCGACGTGCTCATCGCGGACATCGCGGAGCCGCACGGCATCCGCGCGGCCACGCGCATGCGCGTCATGGTCACCATCGCCCCCACGCTCTAA
- a CDS encoding nitrite and sulfite reductase 4Fe-4S region: MKANVEIPKGAIMQRGGKVLGVKPRTPLGMMGADELERMAAVIRRFEIPYVKLTSGQRFLLSGLPPEDMEAARGMLGDMAGFTPHYVQACPGTDVCEFGLRDSMEVGRRLEELLVSLDLPAKVKAGVSGCPRCCGESMVRDLGLVGRRSGWTLVFGGNAGIAPRVGDVLADKLSDEEALDLAARVLHIYIDKAPKKIRTARFVERMGLDALKRECGL, from the coding sequence TTGAAGGCGAACGTGGAAATTCCCAAGGGCGCCATCATGCAGCGCGGGGGCAAGGTGCTGGGCGTCAAGCCCCGCACCCCCCTCGGCATGATGGGCGCGGACGAGCTGGAGCGGATGGCCGCGGTCATCCGACGCTTCGAGATCCCCTACGTCAAGCTGACCTCGGGCCAGCGCTTCCTGCTCTCCGGGCTCCCGCCCGAGGACATGGAGGCGGCCCGCGGGATGCTCGGCGACATGGCCGGATTCACGCCGCACTACGTGCAGGCCTGCCCGGGCACGGACGTCTGCGAGTTCGGCCTGCGCGACTCCATGGAGGTGGGCCGCCGCCTGGAGGAGCTGCTCGTCTCCCTTGACCTGCCCGCCAAGGTCAAGGCCGGGGTCTCCGGCTGCCCGCGCTGCTGCGGCGAGAGCATGGTGCGCGACCTGGGCCTCGTCGGCCGCCGTTCCGGCTGGACCCTCGTCTTCGGCGGCAACGCGGGTATCGCCCCGCGCGTGGGCGACGTGCTGGCGGACAAGCTCTCGGACGAGGAAGCGCTTGACCTCGCCGCCCGTGTGCTTCATATTTATATAGACAAAGCCCCCAAGAAAATCAGAACTGCCCGTTTCGTGGAACGCATGGGACTCGACGCCTTGAAACGGGAATGTGGATTGTGA
- a CDS encoding transposase, with product MPPPPPPPRAAGEAHKYFQDLCGPPDCPRCGTAQSYALKGGRLRCSGCGYTYHRFSLRFINRGGLPAEYWHAILHYFEQGLPPREAAERLSLTYPTVFKAYSTIRLAVTAASDDGRRLLDDKGDALRFCPGVNVEEDRPLCLTCRSPVLGVRENGNGAHLRVIPRLKAQAVFTMPLELKTWRTLVFSGPMQEWDGLIFCCCRTARSLFQAKFTQGPLRMEETGFYAFAEQWFARYHCLAPETSLPYLKEMELRYNLRGDSLYPVLSDALCALVSKRAH from the coding sequence ATGCCCCCGCCTCCTCCGCCGCCCAGGGCGGCCGGGGAGGCTCACAAATACTTCCAGGACCTGTGCGGCCCGCCGGACTGCCCCCGTTGCGGCACGGCGCAGAGCTACGCGCTGAAGGGCGGCCGCCTGCGTTGTTCCGGCTGCGGCTACACCTACCACCGCTTCTCGCTGCGCTTCATCAACCGCGGCGGCCTGCCGGCGGAGTACTGGCACGCAATCCTGCACTACTTCGAGCAGGGCCTGCCCCCGCGCGAGGCGGCAGAACGGCTGAGCCTGACCTATCCCACGGTGTTCAAGGCCTACTCCACCATCAGGCTGGCCGTGACCGCGGCCTCGGACGACGGCCGCCGCCTGCTCGACGACAAGGGGGACGCCCTGCGCTTCTGCCCCGGGGTGAACGTGGAGGAGGACCGGCCGCTGTGCCTCACCTGCCGCTCTCCGGTCCTCGGCGTGCGCGAGAACGGCAACGGCGCCCATCTCCGGGTCATCCCGCGCCTCAAGGCCCAGGCGGTATTCACCATGCCGCTCGAGCTCAAGACCTGGCGCACCCTGGTCTTCTCCGGCCCCATGCAGGAGTGGGACGGACTCATCTTCTGCTGCTGCCGCACGGCCCGCAGCCTGTTCCAGGCCAAGTTCACGCAAGGCCCCCTGCGCATGGAGGAGACGGGCTTCTACGCCTTCGCCGAGCAGTGGTTCGCCCGCTACCACTGCCTCGCGCCCGAGACCTCCCTGCCCTACCTGAAGGAGATGGAGCTGCGCTACAACCTGCGCGGCGATTCCCTCTACCCGGTCCTCTCCGACGCGCTGTGCGCCCTGGTGTCAAAACGCGCACACTGA
- a CDS encoding NapC/NirT family cytochrome c, whose protein sequence is MAPRAWLKPLVLVLVGVVVAFPLFIGTMRAMAVTSTPEFCGSCHEISPAVSQWRTSPHAANSRGLQARCMDCHLPRPEDTASFFIMKTYHGLKDVTAHVLHGADAYDAQEARENVWRTMDNENCLKCHKDILYIPTSRGAMLAHRSVLYPRPGEKERRCTDCHYRLVHEERAAYANGRDRLPYQARGLRSAAVLSVQ, encoded by the coding sequence ATGGCGCCCCGCGCGTGGCTCAAGCCCCTCGTTCTCGTCCTCGTCGGCGTGGTGGTGGCTTTCCCGCTGTTCATCGGCACCATGCGGGCCATGGCCGTGACCTCCACGCCCGAGTTCTGCGGCTCGTGCCACGAGATCTCGCCCGCGGTCTCGCAGTGGCGGACATCCCCGCACGCGGCCAACAGCCGCGGCCTGCAGGCGCGCTGCATGGACTGCCACCTGCCGCGTCCCGAGGACACCGCCTCCTTCTTCATCATGAAGACCTACCACGGGCTCAAGGACGTCACCGCCCACGTGCTGCACGGGGCGGACGCCTACGACGCCCAGGAAGCGCGCGAAAACGTCTGGCGGACCATGGACAACGAGAACTGTCTGAAGTGCCACAAGGACATTCTCTACATACCGACGAGCCGCGGCGCCATGCTCGCGCACAGAAGCGTCCTCTACCCCCGCCCCGGGGAGAAGGAGCGGCGCTGCACAGACTGTCACTACAGGCTGGTCCACGAGGAGAGGGCCGCCTACGCCAACGGAAGGGACCGGCTTCCCTACCAGGCCCGTGGCCTGCGTTCGGCCGCCGTTCTGAGCGTGCAGTAA
- a CDS encoding multiheme c-type cytochrome, whose translation MSSGTWPKVMLLVAGLALACAGVAFAQAQAQGNGSRNFSKPKEFRIARGMSEQAVACIECHKATTPGIFSDWAMSRHASANISCLDCHLAQPGDKDVATEHAKYYSRSDMPYGKKQYEVPIATVVTPKDCSRCHPDEVEQYSRSKHAHTLEILWKIDPWLNQGFNSENERKTGCWTCHGTIISVKDGKIDPKSWPNVGVGRVNLDGSLGSCTSCHTRHRFAVSEARKPEACGQCHLGPDHPQMEIYAESKHGAIYTAFKSTYNFDAAPGTWTAGVDYRTPTCAACHMSGSGKVLTTHDVTERLSWELQAPTTVRPQDFKPFPAKIDWQTARKNMQQICSQCHSDAWINDHYKDMDKTVEEYDTVYFKPVKAKLDELYSKGLLSDKDLFDEALEWEYYELWHHEGRRARMGSAMMAPDYAWWHGFYECKHHLVTFMQEAEHLISTGQKAYLQKPFPNATGDPNKPAILFEKKQQ comes from the coding sequence ATGTCATCCGGAACGTGGCCCAAAGTGATGCTCCTGGTTGCAGGGCTTGCCCTGGCCTGCGCGGGCGTGGCCTTTGCCCAGGCCCAGGCGCAGGGCAACGGGAGCAGGAACTTCTCCAAGCCCAAGGAATTCCGCATAGCGCGGGGCATGTCCGAACAGGCGGTGGCCTGCATCGAATGCCACAAGGCGACCACGCCCGGCATCTTCTCGGACTGGGCCATGAGCCGTCACGCCTCGGCCAACATCAGCTGCCTGGACTGCCACCTGGCGCAGCCGGGCGACAAGGACGTGGCCACCGAGCATGCCAAGTACTACTCGCGCAGCGACATGCCCTACGGCAAGAAGCAGTACGAGGTGCCCATCGCCACCGTGGTCACGCCCAAGGACTGCTCGCGCTGCCACCCCGACGAGGTCGAGCAGTACTCGCGCAGCAAGCATGCCCACACCCTGGAGATCCTCTGGAAGATCGACCCCTGGCTGAACCAGGGCTTCAACTCGGAAAACGAGCGCAAGACCGGCTGCTGGACCTGCCACGGAACCATCATCTCGGTGAAGGACGGCAAGATCGATCCCAAGAGCTGGCCGAACGTGGGCGTGGGCCGGGTGAACCTCGACGGCTCGCTCGGCAGCTGCACCTCCTGCCACACCAGGCACCGCTTCGCCGTGTCCGAGGCGCGCAAGCCCGAGGCCTGCGGCCAGTGCCACCTCGGCCCCGACCACCCGCAGATGGAGATCTACGCCGAGTCCAAGCACGGCGCGATCTACACCGCCTTCAAGAGCACCTACAACTTCGACGCCGCTCCCGGCACCTGGACCGCGGGCGTGGACTACCGCACGCCTACCTGCGCCGCCTGCCACATGTCCGGCTCCGGCAAGGTCCTGACCACGCACGACGTCACCGAGCGGCTCTCCTGGGAGCTGCAGGCGCCCACCACCGTGCGGCCGCAGGACTTCAAGCCCTTCCCGGCCAAGATCGACTGGCAGACGGCGCGCAAGAACATGCAGCAGATCTGCAGCCAGTGCCACAGCGACGCCTGGATCAACGACCACTACAAGGACATGGACAAGACGGTGGAAGAGTACGACACCGTCTACTTCAAGCCGGTCAAGGCCAAGCTCGACGAGCTGTATTCGAAGGGTCTCCTGTCCGACAAGGACCTCTTCGACGAGGCGCTGGAGTGGGAGTACTACGAGTTGTGGCACCACGAGGGCAGGCGGGCGCGCATGGGCTCGGCCATGATGGCCCCGGACTACGCCTGGTGGCACGGCTTCTACGAGTGCAAGCACCATCTCGTGACCTTCATGCAGGAGGCCGAGCACCTGATCTCCACGGGCCAGAAGGCCTACCTCCAGAAGCCCTTCCCGAACGCCACGGGCGACCCGAACAAGCCCGCGATCCTGTTCGAGAAGAAGCAGCAGTAG
- the gluQRS gene encoding tRNA glutamyl-Q(34) synthetase GluQRS → MTNTSGNGAKLPRGRFAPSPTGFIHLGNAWSFLLAWLACRSRGGQMVLRMEDLDPQRSRPEFAQAILRDLSWLVLDWDEGPDKGGPHAPYVQSGRSHLYEEAVARLRAEGLVYPCYCTRKELRALASAPHAGEAGPAYPGTCAGLSEEECRAREAFGRRPALRLRCPPGEGGEERFVDLARGELCLSPAGLGDFAVRRSDHVWAYQLAVVVDDAAMGVTQVVRGEDLLDSTPGQVRLFRLLGHVPPEFLHVPLLVDEEGERLAKRHASLTLAALREAGVAPEAVVGWLGRAAGFLPAPAPCAARDLLPLFVPGLLPRGPVTVPKDILERLRALS, encoded by the coding sequence ATGACGAACACGAGCGGAAACGGCGCGAAGCTCCCCAGGGGCCGCTTCGCGCCGAGCCCCACGGGCTTCATCCACCTGGGCAACGCCTGGTCCTTCCTCCTGGCCTGGCTCGCCTGCCGGAGCCGGGGAGGGCAGATGGTCCTGCGCATGGAGGACCTGGACCCGCAGCGCTCGCGTCCCGAGTTCGCGCAGGCCATCCTGCGCGACCTCTCCTGGCTCGTCCTGGACTGGGACGAGGGACCCGACAAGGGCGGGCCGCACGCGCCCTACGTCCAGAGCGGGCGCTCCCATCTGTACGAGGAAGCCGTGGCGCGGCTTCGGGCCGAAGGGCTCGTCTATCCCTGCTACTGCACGCGCAAGGAGCTGCGCGCCCTGGCCTCGGCTCCGCACGCGGGCGAGGCGGGTCCCGCCTATCCCGGCACCTGCGCCGGTCTCTCGGAGGAGGAATGCCGTGCGCGCGAGGCCTTTGGCCGCCGTCCGGCCCTGCGGCTGCGCTGTCCGCCGGGAGAAGGCGGCGAGGAACGCTTCGTGGACCTCGCGCGCGGCGAGCTCTGCCTCTCGCCCGCCGGGCTCGGCGACTTCGCCGTGCGCCGCTCGGACCACGTCTGGGCCTACCAGCTCGCCGTGGTCGTGGACGACGCGGCCATGGGCGTGACCCAGGTGGTGCGCGGCGAGGATCTGCTCGACTCCACTCCCGGCCAGGTGCGGCTCTTTCGGCTGCTCGGCCACGTCCCGCCTGAGTTCCTGCACGTCCCGCTGCTCGTGGACGAGGAGGGCGAGCGGCTCGCCAAGCGCCATGCCAGCCTTACCCTGGCCGCCCTGCGCGAGGCGGGCGTCGCGCCCGAGGCGGTGGTCGGCTGGCTCGGCCGAGCCGCGGGCTTCCTGCCCGCGCCTGCACCCTGCGCCGCGCGCGACCTCCTGCCCCTGTTCGTGCCCGGCCTCCTGCCGCGCGGCCCCGTGACCGTGCCCAAGGACATCCTGGAGCGCCTGCGCGCCCTTTCCTGA
- the pyk gene encoding pyruvate kinase, with protein MRTRIVATLGPSSTDSTIMRAMAENGVRIFRLNFSHSTAEKFIPVVQMIRQIEDEMGVPLTVLGDLCGPKIRIGEVQGSPLTIEKTCLVELALTGEMPRGDACAFITVDVPEVLKGLSEGMPVTLSDGMLQFDVEEVLEPDRRFLLRAHNSGLLTSHKGIAFPGKSHPLPALTDKDRVDLHEGLEIGIDAFAISFVQSRKDIEDIKEEIARHGLWVPVVAKIERQNAVENIESILELADAVMVARGDLGLECPLSEVPVIQKKIIRACRHAQKGCIVATQMLLSMVNNPVPTRAEATDVANAVLDGADCMMLSEETAVGQHPVEATAFIRDIAKNAEAYFLERVQGPYAPRKEKNLVKYMAYSACLLAETADSSALVAHSTSGATARLLSSRRPAHPIYALTTSKPVQRYLNFFWGVRPRLADTSLESHLERAQSWVSKSPLFTSGENVIITSGQPSAGQSRIHTNTIKVFYK; from the coding sequence ATGCGGACCAGGATAGTGGCCACGCTCGGCCCCTCGTCGACTGACAGCACGATCATGCGCGCCATGGCCGAGAACGGCGTGCGCATCTTCCGCCTCAACTTCTCCCACTCCACGGCCGAGAAATTCATCCCCGTGGTCCAGATGATCCGCCAGATCGAGGACGAGATGGGCGTGCCCCTGACCGTGCTCGGCGACCTCTGCGGCCCCAAGATCCGCATCGGCGAGGTCCAGGGCTCGCCCCTGACCATCGAGAAGACCTGCCTGGTGGAGTTGGCCCTGACCGGCGAGATGCCCCGCGGCGACGCCTGCGCCTTCATCACCGTGGACGTGCCCGAGGTCCTGAAGGGCCTCTCCGAGGGCATGCCCGTGACGCTCTCCGACGGCATGCTCCAGTTCGACGTGGAGGAGGTCCTGGAGCCGGACAGGCGCTTCCTCCTGCGCGCGCACAACTCGGGCCTCCTGACCTCGCACAAGGGCATCGCCTTCCCCGGCAAGTCCCACCCCCTGCCCGCGCTCACGGACAAGGACCGCGTGGACCTGCACGAGGGGCTCGAGATCGGCATCGACGCCTTCGCCATCTCCTTCGTCCAGTCGCGCAAGGACATCGAGGACATCAAGGAGGAGATCGCCAGGCACGGGCTGTGGGTCCCTGTGGTGGCCAAGATCGAGCGCCAGAACGCGGTGGAGAACATCGAGTCCATCCTCGAGCTCGCAGACGCGGTCATGGTGGCGCGCGGCGACCTGGGGCTCGAATGCCCGCTCTCCGAGGTCCCGGTGATCCAGAAGAAGATCATCCGCGCCTGCCGCCACGCCCAGAAGGGCTGCATCGTGGCCACGCAGATGCTCCTCTCCATGGTCAACAACCCCGTGCCGACGCGGGCCGAGGCCACGGACGTGGCCAACGCCGTGCTCGACGGCGCGGACTGCATGATGCTCTCCGAGGAGACGGCGGTGGGCCAGCATCCGGTGGAGGCAACGGCCTTCATCCGCGACATCGCCAAGAACGCGGAGGCGTACTTCCTCGAGCGGGTGCAGGGCCCCTACGCGCCGCGCAAGGAGAAGAACCTCGTCAAGTACATGGCCTATTCCGCCTGCCTCCTGGCCGAGACGGCGGACAGCTCGGCCCTGGTGGCCCACTCCACCAGCGGGGCCACGGCGCGGCTGCTCTCCAGCCGCCGTCCCGCGCACCCCATCTACGCCCTGACCACGAGCAAGCCCGTGCAGCGCTACCTGAACTTCTTCTGGGGCGTGCGGCCGCGGCTGGCGGACACCTCCCTCGAGAGCCACCTCGAGCGCGCCCAGAGTTGGGTGAGCAAGAGCCCGCTCTTCACGTCCGGCGAGAACGTGATCATCACCTCGGGCCAGCCTTCGGCGGGCCAGTCGCGCATCCACACCAACACCATCAAGGTCTTCTACAAGTAG